The following are from one region of the Cloacibacterium sp. TD35 genome:
- a CDS encoding four helix bundle protein, whose protein sequence is MQNNNLLDRTFKFGVNCIIFLRTLPRDFEYNVIKLQLTKLSTSIGANYEESQAGSSKADFKNKVRISLREARESNYWLRVIKALERSENEQLESLIQESKELKNILASIINNTKL, encoded by the coding sequence ATGCAAAATAATAATCTGTTAGATAGAACTTTTAAATTTGGGGTGAACTGCATTATTTTCTTAAGAACTTTACCTCGTGATTTTGAATATAATGTAATAAAATTACAGCTAACAAAATTGTCTACTTCAATTGGTGCTAATTATGAAGAATCACAAGCAGGTTCTTCAAAAGCTGATTTTAAAAATAAAGTAAGAATATCTCTTCGAGAAGCTAGAGAGTCTAATTATTGGCTAAGAGTAATTAAAGCTTTAGAAAGGTCAGAAAACGAACAGTTAGAATCTCTTATACAGGAGAGTAAAGAACTTAAAAATATTTTAGCTTCTATTATAAACAATACTAAATTATAA
- a CDS encoding response regulator transcription factor yields MIKVAIVDDNQVNRITIKEKLAPYQDVVLAFEATNGEEFFEKLETLPKSDYPQVVLMDLEMPILDGIVTIASASIKFPEIKYIVLTIYGDDDKIFEAIKAGASGYLLKEDKGVNIVEAIKNVVQFDGIPMSPAIARRAMELLKETPKPIASMQNAIIDHQLSDREMEILREVVKGYNHHEIADKLFISPNTVRTHVNNIYKKLHLNSRSQVMNLAYKNKWI; encoded by the coding sequence ATGATAAAAGTAGCAATAGTAGATGATAATCAGGTTAATAGAATAACCATAAAAGAAAAACTCGCGCCTTATCAAGACGTGGTTTTAGCTTTTGAAGCAACAAACGGTGAAGAGTTTTTTGAAAAATTAGAAACTCTTCCAAAAAGTGATTATCCTCAAGTGGTTTTAATGGATTTAGAAATGCCTATTTTAGACGGTATTGTTACCATTGCGTCTGCCTCTATTAAATTTCCAGAAATCAAGTATATTGTTTTGACCATTTATGGAGATGACGATAAAATCTTTGAAGCAATAAAGGCTGGAGCAAGTGGTTATTTGCTTAAAGAAGATAAAGGGGTAAACATTGTAGAAGCCATAAAAAATGTAGTGCAATTTGATGGAATTCCTATGAGTCCAGCGATTGCAAGAAGAGCAATGGAACTTCTAAAAGAAACCCCCAAACCTATTGCAAGTATGCAAAATGCAATAATAGACCACCAATTAAGCGACAGAGAAATGGAAATTCTAAGAGAAGTAGTAAAAGGCTATAACCATCACGAAATTGCAGATAAATTATTTATAAGTCCTAATACCGTAAGAACTCACGTAAATAATATTTATAAAAAACTCCATCTTAATTCTAGAAGCCAAGTCATGAATCTGGCATATAAAAATAAATGGATTTAA
- a CDS encoding alpha/beta hydrolase family protein, whose translation MRSIKISVLFLALSICGFSQENLTYQKPSAEILQLADFQRTPSVSMNSKKDWMVFSYRPTYKTLDDLNQEEMKLAGLRVNPVTNISSSVTYINNLKVRKFNEKQETQVIGLPQNPKITNLSWSPDEKKLAFTNTTEKGVELWILDLETRTAKKISNDNLNANLGSPFIWLKNSQELIVRKLPANRPALLNEKKNLPAGPIVSNADGKVSQNRTYQDLLKNPMDEANFETLTRAELVKMNIDGAETPYKSADIYAGIQLSPDGNYVMISTIKKPFSYIVPLSRFPMNVQVFDLQGNLVKTVNDVPLNEIMPKGFSSVRTGKRNMSWRADKPASLYFVEALDGGDQSKKAEFRDEIFTWDAPFSAEPKSLMKTKQRFGGIQFGNEENAVVMDSWYDTRSQKTYFLNPKTGENKEIAERNYQNVYADPGNFQTDKNEFGQYVISIKNGKAHLIGDGFTKDGQFPFIDEFDFKNFQTKRLYTSKTPNVKEDIIDIIDANKGTVLVTQQSKNQYPNYFVRNIKNNKAEAVTQFANPFASISNIHKEVIKYKRNDGVELKGTLYLPANYDFKKKPKLPLLVWAYPEEFKDKATAGQNTANPNEFTFPSYGSFIYWVTKGYAVLDDASFPIIGEGTTEPNDTFIPQLIANGKAAIDAVDQLGYIDRNRVAVGGHSYGAFMTANLLTHSNDFACGIARSGAYNRTLTPFGFQSEQRNYWDVPEIYNGMSPFMNANKMKKPMLLVHGEADNNPGTFTLQTERYFQALKNLGAPVRMVILPKEAHGYVAKENILHLLWEQDQFLEKCLKK comes from the coding sequence ATGAGATCTATCAAAATTTCTGTTTTATTTCTCGCTTTATCCATTTGTGGATTTTCGCAAGAAAATTTAACCTACCAAAAACCTTCTGCTGAAATTCTTCAACTCGCTGATTTCCAAAGAACACCTTCTGTTTCTATGAACAGCAAAAAAGATTGGATGGTTTTTTCTTACAGACCTACTTATAAAACGTTAGACGACCTTAACCAAGAAGAAATGAAATTGGCAGGTTTGCGTGTAAATCCTGTAACCAACATTTCGAGTTCTGTTACGTATATCAATAATTTAAAAGTTAGAAAATTCAACGAAAAGCAAGAAACACAAGTAATTGGATTACCTCAAAATCCTAAAATCACGAATCTTTCTTGGTCTCCCGACGAAAAAAAATTAGCATTTACCAATACTACAGAAAAAGGAGTAGAACTTTGGATTTTAGATTTAGAAACCAGAACTGCAAAGAAAATCTCAAATGATAATCTTAATGCCAATTTAGGTTCTCCTTTTATTTGGCTGAAAAATTCTCAAGAATTAATCGTAAGAAAACTTCCAGCTAACAGACCAGCTCTTTTAAATGAAAAGAAAAATCTTCCAGCGGGACCAATTGTTTCTAATGCAGACGGAAAAGTTTCTCAAAACAGAACGTATCAAGATTTATTAAAAAATCCTATGGATGAAGCCAATTTTGAGACTTTAACAAGAGCAGAATTGGTGAAAATGAATATTGATGGAGCAGAAACTCCTTATAAATCTGCTGATATTTATGCAGGAATCCAACTTTCGCCAGACGGAAATTATGTGATGATTTCTACCATTAAAAAACCATTTTCATACATCGTTCCGCTTTCTAGATTTCCGATGAATGTTCAAGTTTTTGATTTACAAGGAAATTTAGTGAAAACAGTAAATGATGTTCCGTTGAATGAAATTATGCCAAAAGGTTTTTCATCAGTAAGAACGGGCAAAAGAAATATGTCTTGGAGAGCAGATAAACCTGCAAGTTTATATTTTGTAGAAGCTTTAGATGGCGGTGACCAAAGCAAAAAAGCAGAATTCAGAGACGAAATTTTTACTTGGGATGCACCTTTTTCTGCTGAACCTAAATCCTTGATGAAAACCAAACAAAGATTTGGAGGAATTCAATTTGGGAATGAAGAAAATGCAGTTGTGATGGATTCTTGGTATGACACGCGTTCACAAAAAACGTATTTCCTTAATCCAAAAACAGGGGAAAATAAAGAAATTGCCGAAAGAAATTATCAAAATGTTTATGCAGATCCAGGAAATTTCCAAACCGATAAAAATGAATTCGGACAATATGTAATTTCCATAAAAAACGGAAAAGCACACTTAATTGGTGATGGATTTACCAAGGATGGTCAGTTTCCTTTCATTGATGAGTTTGATTTTAAAAACTTCCAAACCAAAAGATTATACACTTCTAAAACACCAAATGTAAAAGAAGATATTATTGACATTATTGATGCCAATAAAGGGACGGTTTTAGTAACACAACAGTCTAAAAATCAGTACCCTAATTATTTTGTAAGAAATATTAAAAATAATAAAGCAGAAGCTGTAACTCAGTTTGCAAATCCTTTTGCTAGTATTTCTAATATTCATAAAGAAGTCATTAAATACAAAAGAAACGATGGAGTAGAGCTGAAAGGAACGCTTTATCTACCAGCAAATTATGATTTCAAAAAGAAACCAAAATTGCCACTTTTAGTTTGGGCTTATCCAGAAGAATTTAAAGATAAAGCAACTGCTGGACAAAACACTGCTAATCCAAATGAATTTACCTTCCCAAGTTATGGTTCGTTTATTTATTGGGTGACTAAAGGTTATGCGGTTTTAGATGATGCAAGTTTCCCAATTATTGGTGAAGGAACTACAGAACCGAATGATACCTTTATTCCGCAATTGATTGCTAATGGCAAAGCAGCGATTGATGCAGTGGATCAATTAGGTTATATAGACAGAAATAGAGTAGCAGTTGGTGGACATTCTTATGGAGCGTTTATGACGGCTAATTTATTAACGCATTCTAATGATTTTGCGTGTGGAATTGCAAGAAGTGGCGCTTATAATAGAACTTTAACGCCATTTGGTTTCCAAAGTGAACAGCGTAATTATTGGGATGTTCCTGAAATCTACAACGGAATGTCGCCATTTATGAACGCTAATAAAATGAAAAAACCAATGCTTTTAGTTCATGGTGAAGCAGATAACAATCCTGGTACGTTTACACTGCAAACAGAACGTTATTTCCAAGCGTTGAAAAACTTGGGAGCACCTGTAAGAATGGTGATTTTACCAAAAGAAGCTCACGGTTATGTTGCTAAAGAAAACATTTTACATTTACTTTGGGAACAAGACCAATTCTTAGAAAAATGTTTGAAAAAATAA
- a CDS encoding class I SAM-dependent methyltransferase, with protein MKKIASFLLNKIPRPMLINLSIFLRPLIYLFFKGNKFTDPIDGKSYRKFLPYGYGKQRENALSPGTLSLERHRQMWLYLKNETDFFTQNYKVLHIAPEQEFLRKFKKMKNLEYTSADLFSPIVDVKADILDLPFEDESFDVIFCNHVLEHIIDDKKAMSELYRVMKKGGWGILQVPMKNSLEKTYEDFTITEPKERQKHFGQYDHVRWYGMDYFERLKSVGFSVDINFYSQKFSEEEQKRFGLNVTEILPVVRK; from the coding sequence ATGAAGAAAATTGCCTCATTTTTACTGAATAAAATTCCAAGACCTATGCTTATTAACTTAAGCATTTTTCTTCGCCCTTTAATCTATCTTTTTTTCAAAGGAAATAAATTCACCGACCCAATTGATGGGAAATCATACCGTAAATTTTTACCGTATGGTTACGGAAAGCAACGTGAAAATGCTCTTTCGCCAGGTACTTTAAGCCTTGAACGCCATCGTCAAATGTGGTTGTATCTAAAAAATGAAACCGATTTTTTCACTCAAAATTATAAAGTGCTTCACATTGCTCCAGAGCAAGAATTCTTGAGAAAATTCAAGAAAATGAAGAATTTAGAATACACTTCTGCAGATTTGTTTTCGCCAATTGTAGATGTAAAAGCAGACATTCTAGATTTACCTTTTGAAGATGAAAGTTTTGATGTCATTTTTTGCAATCACGTTCTAGAACACATTATAGATGATAAAAAAGCGATGAGCGAATTGTACAGAGTGATGAAAAAAGGAGGGTGGGGAATTCTGCAAGTTCCCATGAAAAATTCTCTAGAGAAAACATACGAAGATTTCACCATTACAGAACCAAAAGAACGCCAAAAACATTTTGGGCAATATGACCATGTTCGCTGGTACGGAATGGATTATTTCGAAAGACTAAAATCCGTAGGTTTCTCAGTAGATATAAATTTCTATTCTCAAAAATTTTCTGAAGAAGAACAAAAAAGATTCGGTTTAAACGTAACCGAAATTTTACCAGTGGTAAGAAAGTAA
- a CDS encoding BT0820 family HAD-type phosphatase: MLSNKKLAIDFDGTIVEDAYPSIGKPKIFAFETLKKLQSEGYRLILWTYRHGKSLEEAVEFCKKNGLEFYAVNSSFEGEIFDDETQSRKIDADLFIDDRNLGGFPGWGEIYNIITERIEFRVEGGEVLAYSKMKKEKKRGLFW, from the coding sequence ATGTTAAGTAATAAAAAACTCGCTATAGATTTTGATGGAACTATTGTAGAAGATGCTTATCCATCAATCGGAAAACCAAAAATTTTTGCTTTTGAAACCCTAAAAAAATTACAGTCAGAAGGTTATAGATTAATTCTTTGGACATATAGACACGGGAAATCTTTAGAAGAAGCTGTAGAATTTTGTAAAAAAAATGGACTAGAATTCTACGCCGTAAACTCTAGTTTCGAAGGTGAAATCTTTGATGATGAAACTCAATCTAGAAAAATAGATGCAGATTTATTCATAGATGATAGAAACCTAGGAGGTTTTCCAGGTTGGGGAGAAATCTATAATATCATCACTGAAAGAATAGAATTCAGGGTAGAAGGCGGCGAAGTTTTGGCCTATTCTAAAATGAAAAAAGAAAAGAAAAGAGGTTTGTTTTGGTAA
- the map gene encoding type I methionyl aminopeptidase, which yields MIILKTIEELRLMRESAQLVSKTLGMIAAEIKPGVTTLHLDKLAHDFIKDHGGEPAFLGMYGFPNSLCISPNEEVVHGIPKDIPLEEGDILSVDCGVYMNGFYGDHAYSFEVGEVAPETKKLLQVTKESLYKGIEQCVRGKRIGDISNAIQTHCEKHGYGVVRELVGHGLGRTMHEDPQVPNYGRKGSGKVIKDGLVVAIEPMVNLGTHQVKFHKDGWTVTSLDKTPSAHFEHDVAVINGKPVLLSTFKYIYEALGITSNEEEPFTMDF from the coding sequence ATGATTATACTTAAAACAATAGAAGAACTCCGTTTAATGCGCGAAAGTGCTCAACTTGTTTCTAAAACTTTAGGAATGATTGCAGCAGAAATTAAACCAGGAGTTACCACATTACATTTAGATAAATTAGCTCATGATTTTATTAAAGATCATGGCGGTGAACCTGCATTTTTAGGAATGTATGGTTTCCCAAATTCCCTATGTATCTCTCCCAATGAAGAAGTAGTTCACGGTATTCCAAAAGATATTCCGCTTGAAGAAGGAGACATTCTTTCTGTAGATTGTGGTGTTTACATGAATGGTTTTTATGGTGACCATGCCTATTCATTCGAAGTAGGAGAAGTAGCACCAGAAACCAAAAAATTACTTCAAGTAACCAAAGAATCACTTTACAAAGGAATAGAACAATGTGTTCGCGGAAAAAGAATAGGAGATATTTCAAACGCTATTCAAACGCATTGCGAAAAACATGGTTACGGAGTGGTAAGAGAATTGGTAGGTCACGGTTTGGGTAGAACCATGCACGAAGATCCTCAAGTTCCTAATTATGGAAGAAAAGGCAGCGGAAAAGTCATCAAAGATGGTCTAGTAGTCGCCATAGAACCTATGGTTAATCTGGGAACGCATCAGGTAAAATTCCACAAAGATGGATGGACGGTAACTTCATTAGACAAGACACCTTCTGCGCATTTTGAACATGATGTAGCGGTGATTAATGGAAAACCAGTTTTACTTTCTACCTTCAAATATATTTATGAAGCCCTAGGAATTACAAGTAATGAAGAAGAACCATTTACTATGGATTTTTAG
- a CDS encoding DoxX family protein, giving the protein MKNLNTTGYNKTLLDWALLAIRIFVGLGMLTHGFPKLMQLLGGSHDFINFLGIGTKTSLILAVLAEVLCSLFLILGLFTRFVSMPLIITMLVAVFVVHGNDPFAKQEMALLYLFYYILIFVAGPGSISIDRMINRK; this is encoded by the coding sequence ATGAAGAATCTTAATACAACGGGTTATAACAAGACTTTGTTAGACTGGGCGTTATTAGCCATTAGAATTTTTGTAGGATTAGGAATGCTCACCCACGGATTTCCTAAACTCATGCAACTGCTTGGAGGAAGTCATGATTTTATTAATTTTCTCGGAATCGGTACCAAAACATCTCTTATTTTAGCAGTTCTTGCAGAAGTTCTCTGTTCACTATTCTTAATTTTAGGACTTTTTACCAGATTTGTTTCTATGCCGCTTATTATCACCATGTTAGTTGCGGTTTTCGTTGTACATGGTAATGATCCATTTGCCAAACAAGAAATGGCTTTGCTCTATTTATTCTACTACATTTTAATATTTGTAGCAGGCCCCGGAAGCATTTCTATCGACAGAATGATTAATCGAAAATAA
- the era gene encoding GTPase Era, giving the protein MHKAGFVNIVGKPNAGKSTLLNQLMGEKLAIVTQKAQTTRHRIFGIYNEEDLQIVFSDTPGVLEPKYELQEKMMDFVKDSLQDADVFLFIVDVTDKEEPNEFLVDKLNKIPVPVLILLNKIDISNQEAMLEKVEYWHNKIEKAEILPISALEGFNTDLILPKLKALLPENPPYYDKDQFTDKSERFFVNETIREKILLNYDKEIPYSVEVVTEMFKEKEGIIFIDSIIYVERDTQKGILIGHKGEAIKKVGTEARIDLEKFFSKKIHLNLFVKVKKDWRKNERDLKNFGYR; this is encoded by the coding sequence ATGCACAAAGCAGGATTTGTAAATATAGTTGGGAAACCAAACGCAGGAAAATCTACATTGCTCAATCAATTGATGGGTGAGAAACTGGCGATTGTAACCCAAAAAGCACAAACAACAAGACACCGTATTTTTGGAATTTATAATGAAGAAGACCTACAAATCGTATTTTCTGACACTCCAGGAGTTCTAGAACCCAAGTACGAATTGCAGGAAAAAATGATGGATTTTGTAAAAGATTCTTTACAAGATGCAGACGTTTTCTTGTTCATCGTAGATGTTACGGATAAAGAAGAACCGAATGAATTTTTGGTAGATAAACTGAACAAAATTCCAGTTCCAGTCCTTATTTTACTCAATAAAATAGACATTTCTAATCAAGAAGCGATGCTCGAAAAAGTAGAGTATTGGCATAATAAAATTGAAAAAGCAGAAATTTTACCGATTTCAGCTTTAGAAGGTTTTAATACCGATTTAATTTTGCCAAAATTAAAAGCTTTATTGCCCGAAAATCCGCCTTATTACGACAAAGACCAGTTTACAGATAAGTCTGAACGTTTCTTCGTAAACGAAACCATCAGAGAAAAAATATTGCTGAATTACGACAAAGAAATTCCGTATTCTGTAGAAGTGGTAACAGAAATGTTCAAAGAAAAAGAAGGAATTATCTTTATAGACTCTATTATTTACGTAGAAAGAGACACGCAAAAAGGAATTCTCATAGGTCACAAAGGTGAAGCCATCAAAAAAGTGGGAACCGAAGCCAGAATAGATTTAGAGAAATTCTTTTCAAAGAAAATTCATCTTAATCTTTTTGTAAAAGTTAAAAAAGACTGGCGTAAAAACGAAAGAGACCTCAAAAATTTTGGTTACAGATAA